A single Agromyces sp. CF514 DNA region contains:
- a CDS encoding sugar ABC transporter permease produces MSGEQGTSAPTSTPPTDSTTALSALSTEALIGSGQEGGLMDQVRAWLQRVRGGDMGALPAVGGFVVLSILFTILSPFFFTERNFANLLTQAATLVMLGMALVFVLLLGEIDLSAGVTAGLTMVIFVVLIAVVNLNWVLALAIAFLTGIAIGTFIGFFVAKVGIPSFVVTLGLFLGFQGLELIIIGAGGLYRVETPEILAIQNGTLPPWAGWVMLAVMLAISAGTSFLDRSRRTRAGVPNRTIALVWAKLITILVLGGIVVAILNQNRGTGFKAIEGVPIVVPITLAILWLGTFVLDRTKFGRYIYAVGGNAEAARRSGVKVATIRWCAFIVCSSLAVVAGLFSISKVGSVDAAAGRDIVLSGVAAAVVGGVSLFGGRGRLIHAAIGALVIAVITNGLGLLNLPAGVNYAVTGGVLILAATVDAISRKRAGGSVLRT; encoded by the coding sequence ATGAGCGGCGAACAGGGCACCTCGGCTCCGACGTCGACGCCGCCCACCGATTCGACGACGGCCCTCTCGGCGCTCAGCACCGAGGCGCTCATCGGCAGCGGACAGGAGGGCGGCCTGATGGACCAGGTCCGCGCCTGGCTGCAGCGCGTGCGCGGCGGCGACATGGGCGCCCTGCCCGCGGTCGGCGGATTCGTCGTGCTCAGCATCCTCTTCACGATCCTCAGCCCCTTCTTCTTCACCGAGCGCAACTTCGCGAACCTGCTCACGCAGGCGGCCACGCTCGTCATGCTCGGCATGGCGCTCGTCTTCGTACTGCTGCTCGGCGAGATCGACCTGTCGGCCGGTGTCACGGCGGGCCTCACGATGGTGATCTTCGTGGTGCTCATCGCCGTGGTGAACCTCAACTGGGTGCTCGCGCTCGCGATCGCGTTCCTCACCGGCATCGCGATCGGCACGTTCATCGGCTTCTTCGTCGCGAAGGTCGGCATTCCGTCCTTCGTCGTGACGCTGGGCCTGTTCCTCGGCTTCCAGGGCCTCGAGCTCATCATCATCGGCGCCGGCGGCCTGTACCGCGTCGAGACGCCCGAGATCCTCGCGATCCAGAACGGCACGCTCCCGCCGTGGGCCGGATGGGTGATGCTCGCCGTGATGCTCGCGATCTCGGCCGGGACCTCGTTCCTCGACCGGTCTCGCCGCACGCGGGCCGGAGTGCCGAACCGAACGATCGCGCTCGTTTGGGCGAAACTCATCACGATCCTCGTGCTCGGCGGAATCGTCGTCGCGATCCTCAACCAGAACCGCGGCACGGGCTTCAAGGCCATCGAGGGCGTGCCGATCGTGGTGCCGATCACGCTCGCGATCCTGTGGCTCGGCACGTTCGTGCTCGACCGCACGAAGTTCGGTCGGTACATCTACGCGGTCGGCGGCAACGCCGAAGCGGCGCGCCGATCGGGCGTGAAGGTCGCGACGATCCGCTGGTGCGCGTTCATCGTGTGCTCGTCGCTCGCGGTCGTCGCGGGCCTGTTCAGCATCAGCAAGGTCGGATCGGTGGATGCCGCGGCGGGCCGCGACATCGTGCTGAGCGGTGTCGCGGCGGCCGTCGTCGGCGGCGTCAGCCTCTTCGGTGGGCGCGGGCGCCTGATCCACGCGGCGATCGGTGCGCTCGTGATCGCCGTGATCACGAACGGCCTCGGCCTGCTGAACCTCCCGGCCGGCGTCAACTACGCCGTGACCGGCGGCGTGCTGATCCTCGCGGCCACGGTCGACGCGATCTCGCGCAAGCGGGCCGGCGGCTCGGTCCTGCGAACCTGA
- a CDS encoding sugar ABC transporter substrate-binding protein yields MKKASLISITALAGASMLLLAGCSSSGGDGGSTDSATATRACVILPDAASSPRWENGDRPALETAITDAGFEADIQNAQGDTSKYATIADQQLSKGCGVMLLVDYNGAAVAVAAKAKDQGIPVIAYDRPIEGADYYVSFDNEQVGALEGQSILDGLATAGKDPKTAVVVYMGGDPADGNAKMFHDGAVSVMEPAGIKPAQEPPGVWDGDKSATNFEQALTALGGKVDAVWVANDTNAAGVITILDKNGLTVPVSGQDASVAGLQNVLLGKQTATVYKPFALEADAASELAIQLLNGETPSVDKKLDDGTPYIAVTPILVGPDDVQTVVDDGNADAAEICTADVAAACTEHGVG; encoded by the coding sequence ATGAAGAAGGCTTCATTGATCTCGATCACAGCCCTCGCCGGAGCATCGATGCTGTTGCTCGCAGGGTGTTCCAGCAGCGGCGGAGACGGCGGCAGCACCGACTCCGCCACCGCGACCCGCGCCTGCGTCATCCTGCCCGATGCCGCGTCCTCGCCCCGTTGGGAGAACGGCGACCGCCCCGCGCTCGAGACCGCGATCACCGACGCCGGATTCGAAGCCGACATCCAGAACGCGCAGGGCGACACCAGCAAGTACGCCACGATCGCCGACCAGCAGCTCAGCAAGGGCTGCGGCGTCATGCTCCTCGTCGACTACAACGGTGCGGCCGTGGCCGTCGCCGCCAAGGCGAAGGACCAGGGCATCCCGGTCATCGCGTACGACCGCCCGATCGAGGGCGCCGACTACTACGTCTCGTTCGACAACGAGCAGGTCGGAGCGCTCGAGGGCCAGTCGATCCTCGACGGCCTCGCCACGGCCGGCAAGGACCCGAAGACCGCGGTCGTGGTCTACATGGGCGGCGACCCCGCCGACGGCAACGCGAAGATGTTCCACGACGGCGCCGTGAGCGTCATGGAGCCCGCCGGCATCAAGCCCGCGCAGGAGCCCCCGGGAGTCTGGGACGGCGACAAGTCGGCGACCAACTTCGAGCAGGCCCTGACCGCCCTCGGCGGCAAGGTCGACGCGGTCTGGGTCGCGAACGACACCAACGCCGCGGGCGTCATCACGATCCTCGACAAGAACGGCCTCACCGTTCCCGTCTCGGGTCAGGACGCCTCGGTCGCCGGTCTCCAGAACGTGCTCCTCGGCAAGCAGACCGCCACGGTCTACAAGCCGTTCGCACTCGAGGCCGACGCCGCTTCCGAACTCGCCATCCAGCTCCTGAACGGCGAGACCCCCTCGGTCGACAAGAAGCTCGACGACGGCACCCCCTACATCGCCGTCACGCCGATCCTCGTCGGACCCGACGACGTGCAGACCGTGGTCGACGACGGCAACGCCGACGCCGCCGAGATCTGCACGGCCGACGTGGCCGCAGCCTGCACCGAGCACGGAGTCGGATAG
- a CDS encoding ATP-binding cassette domain-containing protein encodes MDQPIIELRGVVKSFGPVDVLKGVNFTAYPGKITALVGDNGAGKSTLIKGLAGVQPYDDGEVLFNGEPVNLHTPRDAAHLGIEVVYQDLALCDNLDIVQNMFLGREELSAGTFDEGVMEREAAETLRQLSVRTVKSVRQKVSSLSGGQRQTVAIARSVLKKARVVILDEPTAALGVAQTAQVLALVKRLAEQGVSVVIISHNLVDVFEVADYISVLYLGQMVASVETSKTTNEDVIGYITGAKTYEGEHA; translated from the coding sequence ATGGACCAGCCGATCATCGAGCTGAGGGGGGTGGTGAAGAGCTTCGGCCCCGTCGATGTGCTGAAGGGCGTGAACTTCACGGCCTACCCCGGAAAGATCACCGCCCTCGTCGGCGACAACGGCGCCGGCAAGTCGACCCTCATCAAGGGACTCGCCGGCGTGCAGCCCTACGACGACGGAGAGGTGCTCTTCAACGGCGAGCCCGTGAACCTCCACACGCCGCGCGATGCCGCCCACCTCGGCATCGAGGTCGTCTACCAGGACCTCGCGCTCTGCGACAACCTCGACATCGTGCAGAACATGTTCCTCGGTCGCGAGGAGCTCTCGGCCGGCACGTTCGACGAGGGCGTCATGGAACGCGAAGCCGCCGAGACGCTGCGCCAGCTCTCGGTGCGAACGGTCAAGTCGGTGCGCCAGAAGGTCTCGTCGCTCTCGGGCGGCCAGCGCCAGACCGTGGCCATCGCCCGCTCGGTGCTGAAGAAGGCCAGGGTCGTCATCCTCGACGAGCCGACCGCGGCGCTCGGCGTCGCGCAGACCGCCCAGGTGCTCGCGCTCGTGAAGCGCCTGGCCGAGCAGGGCGTCTCGGTCGTCATCATCAGCCACAACCTGGTCGACGTCTTCGAGGTCGCCGACTACATCAGCGTGCTCTACCTGGGCCAGATGGTCGCCTCGGTCGAGACGTCGAAGACCACGAACGAAGACGTCATCGGCTACATCACCGGCGCGAAGACCTACGAAGGAGAGCACGCATGA
- the xylB gene encoding xylulokinase, whose translation MSLVAGVDSSTQSCKIVIRDAATGALVRSGRAPHPEGTEVDPAAWWGALLSAIGDAGGLEGVEAISIGGQQHGMVVLDDEGRVIRPALLWNDTRSAQAALDLIAEVGADEYARRTGVVPVASFTATKLRWLRDAEPDAAARVAAVALPHDWLTWRLRGYGPVGESPLGPVLDELTTDRSDASGTAYWGADGYDRDLFVRALGHDAILPRVLGPAEAAGRTPDGILVGAGAGDNAAAALGLDAASGDVVVSIGTSGTVFAVTDAAVADASGTVAGFADATGRFLPLVATLNAARVLDAFARVLGVDHDGLGRLALEAEPAASGAVLVPYFEGERTPNLPNATAHLDGLSLASMTRPNLARAAIEGMLCGLADGLEAVASLGVAVDRVLLIGGAAQNPAVRAIAAQVFDAPVVVPAPGEYVADGAARQAAWALTGARPEWEIDVAASPSPDHRPAIREQYARVAGR comes from the coding sequence TTGTCGCTCGTCGCAGGGGTCGACTCGTCGACCCAGTCATGCAAGATCGTGATCCGGGATGCCGCCACGGGAGCCCTCGTGCGCTCCGGGCGGGCGCCGCACCCCGAAGGCACCGAGGTCGATCCGGCCGCGTGGTGGGGCGCCCTGCTCTCCGCGATCGGCGACGCCGGCGGCCTCGAGGGCGTCGAGGCGATCTCGATCGGCGGCCAGCAGCACGGCATGGTCGTGCTCGACGACGAGGGCCGCGTCATCCGCCCGGCCCTGCTCTGGAACGACACGCGCTCGGCGCAGGCCGCGCTCGACCTCATCGCCGAGGTGGGCGCCGACGAGTACGCGCGCCGTACAGGCGTCGTGCCGGTCGCCTCGTTCACGGCGACGAAGCTCCGCTGGCTGCGCGATGCCGAGCCCGATGCCGCGGCGCGCGTCGCCGCGGTCGCCCTCCCCCACGACTGGCTCACCTGGCGCCTGCGCGGCTACGGCCCGGTCGGCGAGTCCCCGCTCGGCCCGGTGCTCGACGAGCTCACGACCGACCGGTCGGATGCGAGCGGCACGGCCTACTGGGGCGCCGACGGCTACGACCGCGACCTCTTCGTACGCGCCCTCGGGCACGACGCGATCCTCCCGCGCGTGCTCGGTCCCGCCGAGGCAGCCGGGCGCACGCCCGACGGCATCCTCGTCGGGGCCGGAGCCGGCGACAACGCCGCCGCAGCGCTCGGGCTCGACGCCGCCTCCGGTGACGTCGTCGTCTCGATCGGCACGAGCGGCACGGTGTTCGCGGTGACGGATGCCGCCGTCGCCGACGCCTCGGGCACGGTCGCCGGGTTCGCCGACGCGACGGGCCGATTCCTGCCGCTCGTCGCCACGCTCAACGCCGCCCGCGTGCTCGACGCGTTCGCCCGCGTGCTCGGCGTCGACCACGACGGACTCGGACGGCTCGCGCTCGAGGCCGAGCCCGCGGCATCCGGCGCCGTGCTCGTGCCGTACTTCGAGGGCGAGCGCACGCCGAACCTGCCGAACGCGACCGCGCACCTCGACGGCCTGAGCCTCGCGAGCATGACCCGCCCGAACCTCGCCCGCGCCGCGATCGAGGGCATGCTGTGCGGACTCGCCGACGGGCTCGAGGCCGTCGCGAGCCTCGGCGTCGCGGTCGACCGGGTGCTGCTCATCGGCGGGGCGGCGCAGAACCCGGCCGTGCGGGCGATCGCCGCGCAGGTGTTCGATGCGCCGGTCGTCGTGCCTGCACCGGGCGAGTACGTCGCCGACGGCGCCGCGCGTCAGGCAGCCTGGGCGCTCACGGGTGCGCGTCCGGAGTGGGAGATCGACGTCGCCGCGAGCCCTTCGCCAGACCATCGGCCCGCGATCCGGGAGCAGTACGCGCGCGTCGCCGGGCGCTGA
- a CDS encoding DUF1648 domain-containing protein, which produces MTAPTPAPSVAERERDRRDRRVLLAVVVWVPLAIVLVSTVIQVIWIPRMPAQVAVHWNAAGEPDRWTSPERAVLAYAVISLSLILALAIASFAGARALRPHAGRPTRLLSRVRPTASFAPATIAMVSLIMVGLGALQLDGSVPPQWAAPVVIGVGLLVGALVWWITWRALPAPDRTAADAPSATPALDLAPGERAVWTATASAPWPVIALIGFALVAVTVPFVLSPSSWWLWTLVFVLVLVLASTAWIRVTVDRRGLTVRSLVGIRLTRVPLEAVVTAADVEVLPAEFGGWGFRFDVHGRRGIIIRSGQGIEVERADAPPLVVTVADARTGAALLNALARAGR; this is translated from the coding sequence ATGACCGCCCCGACCCCCGCCCCATCCGTCGCCGAACGCGAGCGCGACCGCCGCGACCGCCGCGTGCTCCTGGCCGTCGTCGTGTGGGTGCCGCTCGCGATCGTGCTCGTGTCGACGGTGATCCAGGTGATCTGGATCCCGCGCATGCCCGCGCAGGTCGCCGTGCACTGGAATGCGGCCGGCGAACCCGACCGATGGACCTCCCCCGAGCGGGCCGTGCTCGCCTATGCGGTCATCTCGCTCTCGCTCATCCTGGCGCTCGCGATCGCGTCGTTCGCGGGCGCACGTGCGCTGCGCCCGCATGCGGGCCGGCCCACCCGCCTGCTCAGCCGTGTGCGTCCGACGGCCTCGTTCGCGCCGGCGACGATCGCGATGGTCTCGCTCATCATGGTCGGCCTCGGCGCCCTGCAGCTCGACGGCTCGGTGCCTCCGCAGTGGGCCGCTCCCGTCGTCATCGGAGTCGGGCTGCTGGTCGGGGCGCTCGTCTGGTGGATCACGTGGCGCGCGCTGCCGGCTCCCGACCGCACCGCGGCCGACGCCCCGTCGGCGACCCCCGCGCTCGACCTCGCCCCCGGCGAGCGGGCCGTGTGGACCGCGACCGCGTCGGCGCCGTGGCCCGTCATCGCGCTCATCGGCTTCGCGCTCGTCGCGGTGACGGTGCCGTTCGTGCTCTCGCCCTCGTCGTGGTGGCTCTGGACGCTCGTGTTCGTGCTGGTGCTCGTGCTCGCCTCGACCGCGTGGATCCGCGTCACGGTCGACCGGCGGGGGCTCACGGTGCGATCCCTCGTCGGCATCCGGCTCACGCGCGTGCCGCTCGAGGCCGTCGTGACCGCCGCCGACGTCGAGGTGCTGCCCGCCGAGTTCGGCGGCTGGGGCTTCCGGTTCGACGTGCACGGGCGGCGCGGCATCATCATCCGCTCGGGCCAGGGCATCGAGGTCGAGCGAGCGGATGCCCCGCCGCTCGTCGTGACGGTCGCCGACGCCCGCACGGGGGCGGCGCTGCTGAACGCGCTCGCTCGGGCGGGCCGGTAG